One window of Aspergillus oryzae RIB40 DNA, chromosome 3 genomic DNA carries:
- a CDS encoding uncharacterized protein (permeases of the major facilitator superfamily), giving the protein MTPLPPGSEAEEQTNCTTDIKAMEKHIEDVSEYNKQQPPEGVYIPSEEIQARFELLRYLSPEQMEALNKRVLKKIDWHMMPCVTLMFLMNYLDRINVSNARLAGLQSDLNMTDTVWNAGISTFYVGYLVGQLPGNLLMAKSNPRWFLPVIMFMWSCGTICMPAMTNGVGFCVVRFFIGLAEAPFFPALTLLTSSWYTKEESPMRMAIWHAGNTISNIISGFLAAGVLENMDGISGLHAWQWFFLIEGIASIVVAVASFIFLPAWPHNTRFLSEEESQMAQYRVLVSNGGRDETVGGTWDGLKDAVKDPFTWFFCLMHFALVTAQSFKDFLPSIIKTFGFDTMTTYLVQAPPYAIAYVFACAAAWSCGRLQESTWHIVIPIIISAAGCSILISTLNVGARYFGIILLICGTYSGLNLQLSWETTVVPSPRAKKAALIAIANCISQSSHWFSPYFYPTSQEPFYRMGGGLVLMGCALVALSAFAVNWRGRRLNKRLDEAEGWTMHSGNERGWRYKL; this is encoded by the exons ATGACCCCGTTACCACCAGGTTCAGAGGCAGAAGAGCAAACCAATTGCACCACAGACATCAaggcgatggagaagcaTATCGAGGATGTCTCGGAGTACAACAAGCAGCAGCCTCCCGAGGGCGTCTACATCCCGTCAGAAGAAATTCAGGCGCGGTTCGAGCTTTTGCGATATCTGAGCCCGGAGCAGATGGAAGCACTCAACAAGCGTGTCCTCAAAAAGATTGACTGGCACATGATGCCCTGCGTCACACTcatgttcttgatgaa TTATCTCGACCGCATCAATGTTTCTAATGCCCGTCTGGCCGGGTTACAGAGCGACTTGAATATGACAGATACCGTGTGGAATGCAGGCATCTCGACCTTTTATGTGGGCTACCTCGTCGGCCAGCTTCCAGGAAACCTACTCATGGCTAAATCGAATCCACGTTGGTTCCTCCCGGTGATAATGTTCATGTGGAGCTGTGGGACTATTTGTATGCCTGCAATGACGAA CGGTGTGGGCTTCTGCGTCGTTCGTTTCTTTATTGGCTTGGCCGAGGCACCTTTTTTTCCTGCTCTCACCCTAC TGACTTCTTCATGGTACACGAAAGAAGAGTCTCCTATGCGCATGGCCATCTGGCATGCTGGCAACACTATTTCCAACATTATTTCAGGATTCCTAGCTGCCGGTGTTCTCGAGAATATGGATGGCATTAGCGGCCTGCATGCATGGCagtggttcttcttgattgagGGGATAGCATCTATTGTTGTTGCAGTCGCttcattcattttcttgCCGGCTTGGCCGCATAACACTCGTTTCCTGTCCGAAGAGGAGAGCCAGATGGCACAATACCGAGTGCTTGTGTCTAATGGTGGACGGGATGAGACCGTAGGAGGGACGTGGGATGGGCTCAAGGATGCCGTGAAGGATCCTTTTACCTGGTTCTTTTGCCTCATGCACTTCGCACTGGTCACTGCGCAGAGCTTCAAGGATTTTTTGCCCTCG ATCATAAAAACATTCGGCTTCGACACCATGACCACATACCTTGTCCAAGCACCTCCATATGCCATTGCCTATGTCTTCGCCTGCGCCGCAGCTTGGTCCTGTGGCAGACTCCAAGAGTCGACGTGGCACATAGTGATCCCCATAATTATCTCCGCCGCAGGGTGCAGTATTCTCATCAGCACGCTGAATGTCGGGGCGCGGTACTTCGGGATCATCCTACTCATCTGCGGTACTTACAGTGGGCTCAACCTACAGCTGTCTTGGGAAACAACCGTGGTACCCTCACCGAGAGCAAAAAAGGCTGCTCTCATTGCTATTGCCAATTGCATCAGCCAGTCGAGTCACTGGTTCAGTCCCTACTTTTATCCAACCAGCCAAGAGCCATTTTACCGTATGGGTGGTGGCTTGGTGCTCATGGGGTGCGCACTGGTGGCGCTGTCGGCTTTTGCTGTAAATTGGAGAGGCAGAAGGCTCAATAAGAGGTTGGACGAGGCTGAGGGATGGACGATGCATTCCGGCAACGAGCGTGGTTGGAGGTACAAATTATAA
- a CDS encoding cytochrome P450 (cytochrome P450 CYP2 subfamily) produces the protein MTQLSIETFVVFTAFGLLWLSYEYFRPGSILSRFASMRSKLPPGPPGLPIFGNMFQFTRARDAGLWGPFVSPGFLPSAASLRQYGPMTTLHMGFQTWVVLNGPERPDMPIAGDLVSHGLRTVIRPTAAWTEGRRVMHHLLSGSVLRIYGNWQEIESLQMLSAYLREPKHWYAHHYRYSIAVLYRLVMGENLSKTQDELNDYQKVTMEITLSSLNSMVDFFPRLDRWIPIYLQWWRPYWAKMGDFHHSVFKSWWDPIRDAVRQGTANPGFVRDTLLHPDMRYKGTEEEAMYLATSVIAAGSDNTRMALNTFIMAMISHPETMARARQQLDAVCINEDGTLRLPGMADFDRLPYLAAMVKEVLRWRPTTPVTPQHQLTEDLEYEGYRFPKGTCFVVNGIALGQVCDNPDQFDPSRWLDGNEGNIVHNLWAFGGGRRICVGYRVAQQALYVAIARIIFCFDLCADGPIDTRKLNHFHIHNEPFPVRVTVRSAKHEFLIKEEAEKASTAF, from the exons ATGACCCAGCTTAGCATAGAGACATTCGTGGTCTTCACAGCCTTCGGGCTACTCTGGCTCTCGTATGAATATTTTCGACCCGGGAGTATACTAAGCCGGTTTGCGAGCATGCGAAGCAAGCTACCTCCCGGTCCCCCAGGGCTCCCGATCTTCGGAAACATGTTCCAATTTACGAGAGCCCGAGATGCAGGGTTATGGGGCCCGTTCGTAAGTCCAGGCTTCTTGCCCTCCGCCG CCTCACTACGCCAATACGGTCCAATGACCACACTGCACATGGGCTTCCAGACCTGGGTGGTGCTGAATGGCCC CGAACGACCAGACATGCCCATTGCTGGTGATCTCGTCAGTCACGGTTTACGCACTGTCATTCGTCCCACTGCTGCATGGACTGAGGGGAGACGCGTGATGCACCATCTGCTCAGCGGATCCGTTCTGCGTATATACGGCAACTGGCAAGAGATTGAGTCGCTCCAGATGCTCTCTGCCTATCTGCGGGAGCCCAAGCACTGGTACGCGCACCACTATCGCTACTCCATTGCTGTGCTATACCGTCTTGTCATGGGGGAGAATCTCTCCAAGACGCAGGATGAGTTAAACGACTATCAGAAAGTAACGATGGAGATCACGTTGAGCTCACTCAACAGCatggttgatttctttccgCGGCTGGATCGCTGGATTCCTATCTATCTACAGTGGTGGCGACCGTACTGGGCAAAGATGGGTGACTTCCATCATTCGGTGTTCAAATCGTGGTGGGATCCCATCCGTGATGCTGTCCGCCAAGGGACAGCCAATCCTGGCTTCGTGCGAGACACACTGCTCCATCCAGACATGCGCTACAAGGGcactgaggaagaagccatgtATCTCGCCACGTCGGTCATTGCAGCCGGCAGCGACAATACCCGCATGGCGCTCAACACATTCATCATGGCAATGATCAGCCATCCGGAAACGATGGCTCGCGCTCGCCAGCAGTTAGATGCTGTCTGCATCAACGAAGATGGTACACTACGGCTCCCCGGCATGGCGGACTTCGACCGTCTACCCTACCTGGCTGCTATGGTTAAAGAGGTCCTGCGCTGGCGACCTACAACACCCGTCACGCCGCAGCATCAGCTGACAGAGGATCTGGAGTATGAAGGGTACCGTTTCCCGAAAGGAACATGCTTTGTAGTCAACGGGATTGCACTTGGTCAGGTATGCGACAACCCAGATCAATTCGATCCATCGCGTTGGCTGGACGGGAACGAGGGCAATATCGTACATAATCTCTGGGCGTTTGGTGGCGGAAGACGTATCTGTGTCGGTTACCGAGTTGCCCAGCAGGCACTATATGTGGCTATAGCACGAATTATTTTCTGTTTTGATTTATGCGCG GATGGTCCAATCGATACACGGAAGCTTAACCATTTTCACATCCATAACGAACCATTTCCTGTTAGGGTGACTGTTCGTAGTGCCAAGCATGAATTTCtgatcaaagaagaagcagagaaagcgAGTACAGCTTTTTAA
- a CDS encoding intradiol ring-cleavage dioxygenase (predicted protein) has protein sequence MITFIWLFVISLALHGVITSAHSHTLTSRTLARGIDIDKLLVAPRSYYDSLATDHNVTYTGFNKDTNEQLLFSRYDEICVLDKQATYGPYYVSGEHIRQNISEMQLGIPLYLELQLVDVNTCQPVQNAFLDLPPNGNADDRDNVNTTFFRGIQKTDDFGVARFETKFPGHYALRATHIHVIVHENPHVLPNGTLELGTGSIAHVGQVFFGQTLIELADTFYPYTQNTNAIVLNQEDGIFYDEASSMDPVANYVHVGDSLEDGLVAWMAFGINTTSDYTDTVQEASFYGAEGGETNENYNITKLGPLETVPSGVPTPSAFTTTIGL, from the exons ATGATAACTTTTATATGGCTCTTCGTGATATCACTGGCTCTTCATGGAGTTATCACTTCAGCGCACTCTCATACCCTCACTAGTCGAACCTTGG CACGCGGCATTGACATTGATA AACTTCTCGTCGCACCTCGAAGTTACTATGACTCGCTAGCCACAGACCACAATGTCACGTACACCGGATTCAACAAGGACACTAACGAGCAACTCTTGTTCTCGCGTTACGACGAGATTTGCGTCCTGGATAAGCAGGCTACTTACGGTCCTTACT ACGTATCTGGTGAGCACATTCGGCAGAACATCTCCGAGATGCAGCTAGGAATTCCCCTATATTTGGAACTCCAGCTCGTCGATGTTAACACATGCCAGCCAGTTCAGAATGCTTTT CTAGATCTTCCCCCAAATGGAAACGCCGACGACAGAGACAACGTCAATACAACGTTCTTCCGGGGGATCCAAAAGACCGATGACTTTGGCGTCGCCAGATTTGAGACTAAATTCCCGGGTCATTACGCCCTCCGTGCAACCCATATTCATGTTATCGTTCACGAGAATCCACACGTGCTACCAAATGGTACCCTGGAGCTTGGAACTGGGAGTATCGCACATGTTGGCCAGGTGTTCTTTGGCCAAACTCTGATTGAACTCGCTGACACGTTCTATCCATATACGCAAAACACCAACGCCATTGTTTTGAATCAGGAAGATGGTATCTTTTACGATGAGGCATCTAGCATGGATCCGGTGGCCAACTACGTCCATGTGGGAGACTCCCTGGAGGATGGACTAGTGGCATGGATGGCATTCGGAATCAACACAACCAGCGACTATACAGATACTGTCCAAGAAGCCAGTTTCTACGGAGCTGAAGGTGGGGAGACCAACGAGAACTACAATATCACCAAGCTGGGACCACTAGAAACGGTTCCTAGCGGTGTCCCCACCCCGTCAGCTTTCACAACAACTATCGGTCTCTAG
- a CDS encoding sugar porter family MFS transporter (predicted transporter (major facilitator superfamily)) produces MFQGQGLRLAQVLLIVAPAFITYGYNQAGVGPLATLQTWVHTFPEIDTINTHGAIKERNATRKGAVIASLQLGALLGALSCTYLGDRLGRRKTIFLAAAIVVIGELLETSAYNTAQFTVGRVILGIGVGQLSATVPVFQAECSSAKNRGQHVVVDGICMVLGFVLCNWIDFGLSKTTGQTQFRVPLALSFLFPLIILVSVFFLPESPRWLVLVGRTGDAVRSLAAYRGLPVEDETIQAEIASIEAALELTEQSSCFKLREVFSGKNEDRLFYRFTLCMVIQFFQQMCGGNLISTYISTIFEQNLKLGSDLSRILAASALTWKCLCNFIPFFAIDRLGRRKVFMFSGTGMCLCMVVLTITTSFDTSNKAASVLSVVFIWLFNLFYPIGFSGANFVYCTEVAPIQLRVAMASISTANKWLWNFIVVMITPVALDTIGYQYYIVYAAISACIPVSVYFFYPETMGRNLESLNQVFRDAPSVWHVVSMAKDLPKGDVSHLDVEGVEKKLDIEQKEHA; encoded by the exons ATGTTTCAAGGGCAAGGGTTGCGTCTGGCACAGGTGCTTCTCATCGTCGCACCAGCATTCATCACCTACGGTTATAATCAAGCGGGAGTCGGGCCGCTCGCCACCCTGCAAACATG GGTCCACACGTTCCCTGAAATTGACACAATCAACACCCATGGTGCCATCAAGGAACGAAACGCAACAAGGAAAGGGGCAGTCATCGCCTCTCTCCAACTTGGGGCGCTCCTGGGAGCACTCTCGTGTACATATCTCGGAGACCGTCTTGGTCGGCGCAAGACTATTTTCCTCGCTGCTGCTATCGTTGTGATAGGCGAGCTGTTAGAAACCTCGGCCTACAACACCGCCCAGTTCACCGTGGGGCGGGTTATACTGGGCATTGGCGTTGGACAGCTTAGCGCCACTGTCCCAGTCTTCCAGGCAGAATGTAGCTCAGCGAAGAACCGTGGCCAGCATgtggttgttgatggtatCTGCATGGTCCTGGGCTTTGTTCTGTGCAACTGGATCGATTTCGGACTCAGCAAGACAACTGGACAAACGCAGTTCCGCGTCCCCCTggctctttcctttctcttccctttgaTCATACTCGTATCTGTGTTCTTTCTCCCGGAGTCCCCGCGGTGGCTAGTTCTAGTGGGCCGCACAGGCGACGCTGTCCGCAGTTTAGCAGCCTACAGAGGACTCCcggtagaagatgaaaccatCCAAGCAGAGATTGCAAGTATCGAGGCCGCGTTAGAACTAACGGAGCAATCCAGTTGTTTCAAGCTGCGCGAGGTATTCTCCGGCAAAAACGAAGACCGTCTCTTCTACCGGTTCACTCTATGCATGGTCattcaattcttccagcaaATGTGTGGCGGCAATCTAATCTCAACCTACATCTCTACAATCTTCGAACAAAACCTCAAACTCGGGAGTGACCTGTCTCGAATCCTAGCTGCAAGCGCATTAACCTGGAAATGTCTCTGCAACTTCATCCCCTTTTTTGCAATCGACCGGCTCGGTCGTCGGAAGGTTTTTATGTTCAGCGGCACAGGAATGTGCCTCTGCATGGTTGTATTAACAATCACAACCAGCTTCGACACCAGCAACAAAGCCGCGTCGGTCCTTTCCGTGGTTTTCATCTGGCTGTTCAACCTATTCTATCCAATTGGGTTTTCGGGCGCAAACTTCGTCTATTGCACAGAGGTCGCCCCTATCCAACTACGGGTCGCTATggcttccatatcaacaGCAAACAAGTGGCTATGGAATTTCATTGTGGTGATGATCACCCCCGTTGCGCTTGATACCATCGGATATCAGTATTATATCGTGTATGCGGCTATCTCGGCGTGCATCCCCGTCTCAGTGTACTTCTTCTATCCTGAAACGATGGGCCGCAATCTCGAGTCCTTGAATCAGGTGTTTCGTGATGCCCCGTCCGTGTGGCATGTTGTATCTATGGCGAAGGATCTTCCGAAGGGGGATGTATCTCATTTGGATGTAGAGggtgttgagaagaagctggataTCGAGCAAAAGGAGCATGCATGA
- a CDS encoding alpha/beta fold hydrolase (predicted protein), with translation MADFETLALTTKPSAQLSYNYQPAQGISKPVLVVFLNGLGLPQAFWQPVIAQLKALRQDSPIPAFLTYDRYGQGQTTDRDPSDAGAEDPTHGHDCLTAVRDLRQLITQISADKLGATDVDSVALVLVGNSIGCALARIYAQEYPGTVAGLLLLDSILANSDFVSVFPDPDAPDFDPASLGPLPVEAICAVREGARRIFHPDVGNKEGLSRRNLRELLPASDGPLLKGPDGHGPYVTVVGHDFDTFAEESTKMGPPKPVTNRFVNPYWHKYNEGLAKITEAEYSKGPLQAPNAGHFIQKDNPEFVVQELNELLGKIL, from the coding sequence ATGGCGGACTTTGAAACTCTcgccctcaccaccaagCCCTCAGCGCAGCTGAGCTACAACTACCAACCTGCCCAGGGCATATCTAAGCCCGTTCTGGTTGTGTTCCTGAATGGCCTCGGTCTGCCACAGGCCTTCTGGCAACCTGTCATTGCCCAATTGAAAGCCCTCCGCCAGGACAGCCCTATCCCTGCGTTCCTTACGTATGACCGCTATGGCCAAGGCCAGACAACCGATCGCGATCCCTCAGATGCCGGCGCAGAGGACCCGACGCACGGTCATGACTGTCTGACCGCCGTCCGCGACCTGCGCCAGCTCATCACCCAGATTAGCGCCGACAAACTCGGCGCTACAGATGTGGACTCTGTCGCTCTGGTGCTGGTGGGCAACTCCATCGGATGCGCTCTCGCACGTATCTACGCCCAAGAATACCCCGGCACTGTTGCTGGCTTACTGCTACTAGACAGCATCCTCGCCAACTCAGACTTCGTATCGGTCTTCCCCGACCCAGATGCCCCCGATTTCGATCCCGCTAGTCTGGGGCCTCTTCCGGTGGAGGCTATCTGCGCCGTGCGCGAGGGTGCGCGTCGCATTTTCCACCCCGATGTTGGCAACAAAGAAGGTCTGAGCCGACGCAACCTTCGGGAGTTACTGCCCGCCAGTGACGGTCCCCTTCTGAAGGGCCCTGATGGCCATGGGCCGTACGTCACGGTGGTGGGACACGACTTTGACACCTTTGCGGAAGAATCTACTAAGATGGGTCCGCCAAAGCCCGTCACAAACCGCTTTGTCAACCCATACTGGCACAAGTATAATGAGGGTCTGGCCAAGATCACCGAGGCTGAGTATAGTAAGGGGCCGTTGCAGGCGCCCAATGCGGGTCACTTTATCCAGAAGGATAACCCGGAGTTTGTAGTGCAAGAGCTGAATGAGCTTTTGGGGAAGATTCTGTAA
- a CDS encoding uncharacterized protein (mitochondrial tricarboxylate/dicarboxylate carrier proteins): MRNARPEYSHAALLSSPRAKTKKNAVSPGISLAAGAVAGAVEATVTYPFEFAKTRVQLSQKAASGTILTQASRHPLAVILETARHDGVRAIYTGCSTLILGTAFKAGVRFLSFDTIKNLLADTDGTLSPARGILAGMVAGTVESVVAVTPTERIKTALIDDARSSTTRRYRGGFHALRTIVAESGISEVYRGLLSTTMKQSATSAVRMGSYNVIKEIVSSRTSIKDTKNPALTFGMGATAGVITVYMTQPFDTIKTRAQGAKGASTMEALRDVLKDGGVRAFWRGSSMRLGRLILSGGIVFTVYENVAALLMGSRKRRTNE, translated from the exons ATGCGGAACGCCAGACCCGAGTACAGCCATGCAGCGCTCCTTTCATCCCCGAGAGCAAAGA CCAAGAAGAATGCCGTTTCCCCAGGTATCTCGCTAGCTGCTGGCGCCGTAGCAGGTGCAGTGGAAGCAACCGTTACT TACCCCTTTGAGTTCGCTAAAACACGAGTCCAACTAAGCCAAAAGGCTGCTAGCGGTACTATTCTTACTCAGGCGTCCAGGCATCCTTTGGCAGTGATATTGGAGACAGCACGCCATGATGGTGTTCGAGCCATTTACACCGGTTGCTCGACCCTGATTCTTGGGACTGCCTTCAAGGCCGGTGTGcgtttcttgtcttttgacACTATTAAAAACCTTTTGGCGGATACGGACGGAACGCTGTCCCCAGCAAGAGGCATTCTGGCTGGTATGGTCGCGGGAACGGTGGAGAGTGTGGTCGCAGTAACTCCCACAGAACGGATCAAAACTGCTCT CATCGACGACGCACGCTCATCAACCACACGTCGTTATAGGGGCGGGTTCCACGCCCTCCGCACTATCGTGGCCGAGTCTGGCATTAGTGAGGTCTATCGCGGCTTACTCTCCACTACAATGAAGCAGTCGGCCACGTCTGCTGTACGTATGGGCTCATACAACGTCATAAAGGAGATTGTATCGTCGCGAACCAGCATCAAGGACACAAAGAACCCAGCGCTGACATTTGGAATGGGAGCCACGGCCGGTGTCATTACAGTATACATGACCCAGCCCTTTGACACCATCAAGACACGTGCCCAAGGGGCTAAGGGCGCATCGACTATGGAAGCCCTGCGCGATGTGCTGAAAGATGGTGGTGTGCGGGCCTTCTGGCGTGGAAGCTCCATGCGACTAGGGAGGCTGATTCTCAGCGGTGGGATAGTGTTTACAGTCTATGAGAATGTTGCCGCACTTCTAATGGGCTCACGGAAACGCAGGACGAATGAATGA
- a CDS encoding uncharacterized protein (uncharacterized protein conserved in bacteria) encodes MATELVTETRRLRRHALPCVLMRAGTSKGIFLHQKDLPTKEADWAPHLISALGSQGNDPRQIDGVGGGTSTTSKVAVVRRSQRPDADVDWTFVQVAVGKESVDFTGTCGNMTAGVAPFAIQEGLVKPRRDQTKMDVRIYNTNTDRIVIETVALDDSGDYEEDGNFIISGVKSPGSEVKCRFVKPMGSMTGKLFPSDNQQQQTLHVQPGSLMPNLEPFDVRVTLIDSANPFVLIDTTSISTTLLGTNPSDSDRNDLVETIRRAGAVAMGLATDVEAASRTRGTPKVALMYPPTFTQANGSKKSRPDIRVQAYSMGLPHPSLQLTGAVTIAVALSYPGTIAAGLSAMGAIMHGALPPTPEQSPPPDDREKENIGWERDVLIEHSQGTIKVGVVMDDVGEVASCAVSRTARRLFEGKVRYYIQEDAM; translated from the exons ATGGCTACTGAATTAGTCACCGAGACGCGGCGACTTAGGCGCCACGCTCTGCCATGTGTTCTCATGCGCGCGGGGACTTCTAAAGGAATCTTCCTGCACCAAAAGGATCTTCCGACGAAAGAGGCCGATTGGGCCCCTCACCTGATCTCTGCTCTCGGGTCTCAAGGGAATGACCCTCGACAGATTGACGGTGTTGGCGGAGGGACATCAACGACATCCAAAGTTGCCGTCGTTCGGCGCTCGCAAAGACCGGATGCCGATGTCGATTGGACCTTTGTCCAAGTCGCTGTCGGAAAAGAGTCAGTAGACTTTACTGGCACTTGTGGCAACATGACTGCGGGTGTGGCACCGTTTGCTATCCAGGAAGGTCTTGTGAAGCCTCGGCGAGACCAAACAAAG ATGGATGTCAGAATTTACAACACAAATACAGATCGAATAGTCATTGAAACCGTCGCACTGGATGACTCGGGAGACTATGAGGAGGATGGCAACTTTATCATCTCTGGTGTCAAATCACCTGGGAGCGAAGTTAAGTGCAGATTTGTCAAACCCATGGGCAGTATGACTGGGAAGCTCTTCCCTTCCGAcaaccagcaacaacagacacTCCACGTGCAGCCTGGGTCGCTGATGCCAAACCTGGAGCCTTTTGACGTTCGTGTAACACTTATCGACTCGGCGAACCCTTTTGTCCTCATCGATACGACatccatatcaacaacccTCCTTGGCACCAATCCGTCCGACTCTGATCGAAATGATCTTGTAGAGACCATCCGTCGCGCTGGTGCAGTGGCGATGGGACTAGCAACAGACGTGGAAGCCGCCAGTAGGACCCGCGGTACGCCCAAAGTTGCACTCATGTATCCCCCGACCTTTACACAAGCCAACGGCAGCAAGAAGAGTAGGCCCGATATTCGTGTACAGGCGTACTCTATGGGATTACCGCATCCGAGCCTACAGCTCACCGGGGCTGTGACAATAGCCGTTGCACTAAGCTACCCTGGCACAATCGCGGCGGGTCTCTCCGCCATGGGTGCTATCATGCATGGCGCGTTACCGCCGACTCCCGAACAGTCGCCGCCGCCTGACGacagggaaaaggagaatatTGGATGGGAGCGAGATGTACTGATTGAACATAGCCAAGGGACAATCAAGGTGGGTGTGGTAATGGACGATGTTGGAGAAGTGGCTAGTTGCGCAGTGTCACGTACCGCCAGGCGACTGTTTGAGGGCAAGGTCAGGTACTATATACAGGAGGATGCGATGTAG